Proteins from one Drosophila gunungcola strain Sukarami chromosome 3R, Dgunungcola_SK_2, whole genome shotgun sequence genomic window:
- the LOC128264464 gene encoding uncharacterized protein LOC128264464, whose amino-acid sequence MHTLYALLKNKLSDVHPLHNIDLERDVAYLKALVTKEMQLQFDASELEIIHHGRVLEDADTLSRSLQPNAVIHCFRKTKRYSPYVPPAASEINTKHIQELFSLTSHLQISVTSRFNILQKILAEYPEFRRNLGAQALIRDSVLFNMLHEPEVVQNLVKDYPLICEAAPFIVDTIRKELARNSSATQFQEQAASESTTSSEEENSLGAGSSSSGGSSSTAVAAAAAANRRDEMANIRQISRQQLANALANVTSFNSLSNIAQRNADEALQGDERPRTTSAPLAAVGGGLGTGAGSSSGPSSSGSISSELFRNELARAFQSLAQQQPSPVETMDVESAVAPVPESVASATADDVDDEDDGGDDSDVLPRCYRRHRFTEQLRTMAAMGFINHTQNVNFLEISDGNVEHAINLLMLGMN is encoded by the exons ATGCACACTCTGTACGCGCTGCTCAAGAACAAGCTGAGCGATGTGCACCCGCTGCACAACATCGACTTGGAGCGAGATGTGGCCTATTTGAAGGCGCTGGTGACCAAGGAGATGCAGCTGCAGTTCGACGCCAGTGAACTGG AGATCATCCACCACGGACGAGTGCTGGAGGATGCCGACACCCTCAGCAGGTCGCTGCAGCCCAACGCCGTAATCCACTGCTTCCGGAAAACCAAACGCTACTCGCCCTATGTGCCGCCAGCAGCCTCGGAGATTAACACCAAGCACATCCAGGAGCTGTTCTCGCTGACCTCGCACCTCCAGATCAGCGTGACCTCGCGATTCAACATCCTGCAAAAGATACTCGCGGAGTATCCGGAATTCAGGCGCAATCTGGGCGCCCAGGCACTCATCCGCGATTCGGTGCTCTTCAATATGTTGCACGAGCCGGAGGTGGTCCAGAACCTGGTGAAGGATTACCCACTCATCTGCGAGGCGGCTCCCTTCATCGTGGACACCATTCGCAAGGAGTTGGCCAGGAACAGCTCAGCCACCCAGT TTCAAGAACAGGCTGCCTCAGAGTCGACGACTTCGTCAGAGGAGGAGAACTCACTGGGAGCAGGAAGTAGCAGCAGTGGCGGCAGTAGCAGCACCGCCGTGGCAGCTGCGGCTGCCGCAAATCGGCGTGATGAGATGGCCAACATCCGGCAGATCAGCCGCCAGCAGCTGGCCAACGCTTTGGCCAACGTCACCTCGTTCAACTCACTGTCGAACATTGCCCAGCGAAATGCGGACGAGGCGCTGCAGGGCGATGAGAGGCCAAGGACCACTTCGGCGCCTCTGGCAGCAGTTGGAGGAGGTTTGGGAACCGGAGCAGGAAGCAGCAGCGGACCCAGTAGCAGCGGTTCCATCTCCTCAGAGCTGTTCCGCAATGAACTGGCCCGCGCTTTTCAATCTCTGGCACAGCAGCAACCGTCACCGGTGGAGACCATGGACGTGGAGTCCGCAGTAGCCCCAGTTCCTGAGTCAGTCGCCTCAGCAACTGCCGACGATGTGGATGACGAGGATGATGGTGGCGACGACAGCGATGTGCTGCCACGGTGCTATCGCCGACATCGCTTCACCGAACAACTGCGTACCATGGCCGCCATGGGCTTCATCAATCACACCCAAAACGTTAACTTTTTGGAAATATCCGATGGAAATGTAGAACACGCCATTAATCTGCTTATGCTGGGCAtgaattaa
- the LOC128251604 gene encoding acylphosphatase-2 isoform X1, with amino-acid sequence MASAGTQTEKKRRVTLPASTPSDKSKDTKTISQSENNEETKRISGNEFKKKEPTRESPDEPVLRCQFEVFGIVQGVSFRMYTLRRAQKLGVRGWCKNTTDNTVKGEIQAHRHSFESMRLWLKHTGSPTSRIDKCIFSETTEIPEFTFSNFSIVVD; translated from the exons ATGGCCTCCGCCGGAACTCAGACAGAGAAAAAGCGTAGGGTAACGCTTCCTGCTTCGACACCATCAGATAAAAGTAAAGAcacaaaaacaatttcccAAAGCGAAAACAATGAAGAGACAAAGAGAATTTCTGGAAAcgagtttaaaaaaaaagagcccACACGAGAGAGTCCTGATGAGCCGGTGCTCAGATGCCAATTTGAAGTGTTTGGGATAGTGCAAG GCGTTTCCTTTCGAATG TATACCTTACGAAGGGCCCAGAAGCTCGGAGTTCGCGGGTGGTGTAAGAACACTACCGATAACACTGTTAAGGGCGAAATTCAAGCACATAGACACTCCTTTGAGTCCAT GCGCCTCTGGCTAAAGCATACCGGCAGCCCCACCAGTCGAATCGACAAGTGCATCTTCAGTGAAACGACTGAAATCCCAGAGTTCACATTCAGCAACTTCTCAATTGTGGTGGATTAG
- the LOC128265950 gene encoding aldo-keto reductase family 1 member A1, with the protein MACNKYLTFNNGEKMPVIGIGTWQASDEEIETAIDAALEAGYRHIDTAPVYGNEKAIGRVLKRWLDAGKVKREELFIVTKVPPVSNRPHEIEPTIKKSLADLELEYVDLYLVHTPFTININEDGSFKLDKDGLMEVDVTTNHAAIWVEMEALVEKGLAKSIGVSNFSKDQVARLLKNCKIRPANNQIEHHVYLQQRDLVDFCKSENVTVTAYSPLGSKGIAKFNSGAGIVRDLPDLMDIPEVKVIAAAHGKTPAQVLIRWIIDTGVCAIPKSTNPDRLKQNLDVFDFELTAEEVDKLCSLDQNIRICDFAFFHGVERHPEFTFKNQYTN; encoded by the exons atggcCTGCAACAAGTACCTAACGTTTAACAATGGCGAGAAGATGCCCGTGATTGGCATCGGCACCTGGCAG GCGTCCGATGAGGAAATTGAAACCGCCATCGACGCGGCTCTGGAGGCGGGTTATCGTCATATAGACACGGCGCCAGTCTACGGAAATGAGAAGGCCATCGGAAGGGTCCTCAAGCGATGGTTGGACGCTGGAAAGGTCAAGCGGGAGGAGTTGTTCATTGTGACCAAGGTGCCTCCTGTTT CCAACCGACCGCATGAGATTGAGCCGACCATTAAGAAATCGCTGGCCGATTTGGAACTGGAATATGTGGATCTATATTTAGTTCACACTCCCTTTACCATCAATATCAACGAGGACGGCAGCTTCAAG CTTGACAAGGATGGCCTGATGGAAGTGGACGTGACCACCAATCACGCCGCCATCTGGGTGGAAATGGAGGCGCTGGTGGAGAAGGGACTCGCCAAGTCCATCGGCGTGTCAAACTTCAGCAAGGACCAGGTGGCGCGTCTGCTGAAGAACTGCAAGATCAGACCGGCCAACAACCAGATCGAACACCATGTTTACCTACAGCAGCGGGATCTGGTCGACTTCTGCAAGTCCGAGAACGTAACCGTTACCGCCTACTCTCCGCTGGGATCCAAGGGCATTGCCAAGTTCAACTCGGGCGCCGGCATAGTTAGGGATCTGCCCGATCTGATGGACATCCCGGAAGTCAAGGTGATTGCTGCCGCTCATGGCAAGACGCCGGCCCAGGTGCTGATCCGCTGGATCATCGACACAGGTGTGTGCGCCATTCCCAAGAGCACGAACCCCGATCGCCTCAAGCAGAATCTGGATGTTTTCGACTTCGAACTCACCGCGGAGGAGGTGGACAAGTTGTGCAGCCTGGATCAAAACATTCGAATCTGTGACTTCGCCTTCTTCCATGG TGTGGAGAGGCATCCGGAGTTCacctttaaaaatcagtaCACCAACTAA
- the LOC128251604 gene encoding uncharacterized protein LOC128251604 isoform X2 — MASAGTQTEKKRRVTLPASTPSDKSKDTKTISQSENNEETKRISGNEFKKKEPTRESPDEPVLRCQFEVFGIVQGVSFRMPVSNFLVYLTKGPEARSSRVV; from the exons ATGGCCTCCGCCGGAACTCAGACAGAGAAAAAGCGTAGGGTAACGCTTCCTGCTTCGACACCATCAGATAAAAGTAAAGAcacaaaaacaatttcccAAAGCGAAAACAATGAAGAGACAAAGAGAATTTCTGGAAAcgagtttaaaaaaaaagagcccACACGAGAGAGTCCTGATGAGCCGGTGCTCAGATGCCAATTTGAAGTGTTTGGGATAGTGCAAG GCGTTTCCTTTCGAATG CCCGTCTCAAACTTTCTAGTATACCTTACGAAGGGCCCAGAAGCTCGGAGTTCGCGGGTGGTGTAA